In Oryza brachyantha chromosome 2, ObraRS2, whole genome shotgun sequence, a single window of DNA contains:
- the LOC102722462 gene encoding ATPase GET3B, which yields MLATAAPRLRAAAAGLSLPAPVRARFVGLPIRRPALHASLRLRASAAAAPPAKEGAEEMGFQEMAAGTRRRYYMLGGKGGVGKTSCAASLAVRFANNGHPTLVVSTDPAHSLSDSFAQDLSGGALVQVEGPEAPLFALEINPEKAREEFRTATQKNGGTGVKDFMDGMGLGMLAEQLGELKLGELLDTPPPGLDEAIAISKVIQFLEAQEYSMFSRIVFDTAPTGHTLRLLSLPDFLDASIGKILKLRSKIASATSAIKSVFGQEVQQQDAANKLEQLRERMVKVRELFRDTESTEFIIVTIPTVMAISESARLHLSLKKESVPVKRLIVNQILPPSSSDCKFCAIKRKDQTRALDVIRNDPELMGLNIIQAPLVDMEIRGVPALKFLGDIVWK from the exons ATGCTCGCgaccgccgccccgcgcctccgcgccgccgcggccggcctcTCGCTGCCGGCGCCTGTGAGGGCGCGGTTCGTGGGTCTCCCGATCAGGCGTCCGGCCCTCCACGCGTCGCTGCGCCTGcgggcctcggcggcggcggccccgccGGCGAAGGAAGGGGCGGAGGAGATGGGGTTCCAGGAGATGGCGGCCGGGACGCGGAGGCGGTACTACATGCTCGGGGGGAAGGGTGGGGTCGGGAAGACGAGCTGCGCGGCGTCGCTGGCCGTGCGCTTCGCCAACAACGGGCACCCCACCCTCGTCGTCTCCACCGACCCTGCGCACTCCCTCAGCGACTCCTTCGCTCAG GATTTGAGCGGCGGGGCGCTcgtgcaggtggaggggcCTGAGGCGCCACTGTTTGCGCTTGAG ATAAATCCTGAGAAGGCTCGTGAAGAGTTTCGGACAGCAACTCAGAAGAATGGAGGGACTGGGGTAAAGGATTTCATGGACGGCATGGGACTGGGAATGCTTGCTGAGCAG CTTGGGGAGTTAAAACTGGGGGAATTATTGGACACACCACCGCCAGGATTGGATGAAGCGATAGCAATTTCAAAG GTAATTCAATTTCTTGAAGCACAAGAGTACAGCATGTTTAGCCGCATTGTTTTTGACACTGCTCCAACG GGCCATACACTCCGTTTACTATCCTTGCCAGATTTCTTGGATGCATCTATTGGGAAGATCTTGAAG CTTAGGAGCAAGATTGCATCTGCAACATCAGCTATTAAATCAGTTTTTGGACAAGAAGTACAACAGCAGGATGCA GCGAACAAATTGGAGCAGCTAAGAGAAAGGATGGTCAAAGTGCGAGAGCTTTTCCGTGACACAGAATCAACGGAATTTATAATCGTGACAATTCCAACA GTGATGGCAATAAGTGAATCAGCAAGACTACATTTATCCCTCAAGAAGGAAAGTGTTCCTGTTAAGAGACTCATTGTTAATCAAATTCTACCACCTTCATCATCAGACTGTAAATTCTGTGCTATAAAAAGGAAG GATCAAACACGTGCTTTGGATGTGATAAGAAATGATCCAGAGCTAATGGGGCTGAACATAATCCAAGCACCTCTTGTGGACATGGAAATAAGAGGTGTTCCTGCTCTTAAGTTTTTGGGCGATATAGTGTGGAAGTAA
- the LOC102704315 gene encoding protein RKD1-like, translating to MEDRIFHEDDSLFQDLSFDFLQQDDALFSTRHFCTSVSTQGILLQDEPDAFFTGDILSIWDEMEQGTYLSHQKSDKDSDENAQKLEIGKAMELQRRRPSGHGSEAKPLTFELVSQYFCMPIKQAARELNVGLTLLKRRCRVLGIPRWPHRKMKSLDTLIRSVEEIGEQTGQLKDKARNAVEMLQQKKKLIEQKPDVELDDWTKTLRQMYFKKNYKRRVLAIEK from the exons ATGGAAGATCGGATCTTTCATGAAGACGACAGTCTTTTTCAGGATTTGAG TTTCGATTTCCTGCAACAAGACGATGCACTCTTCTCCACTCGACATTTCTGCACTAGTGTCTCCACGCAGGGCATCTTGTTGCAAG ATGAGCCTGATGCCTTCTTCACCGGGGATATCCTGAGCATTTGGGATGAAATGGAACAAGGAACCTATCTGTCCCATCAAAAGAGCGACAAAGATAGCGATGAGAATGCGCAGAAGTTGGAGATTGGCAAGGCCATGGAgctgcagcgccgccgcccgagtGGGCATGGATCAGAGGCGAAGCCACTGACGTTCGAGCTTGTGTCACAGTACTTCTGCATGCCGATCAAgcaggcggcgcgggagctcAACGTCGGGCTCACGCTTCTGAAGAGGCGATGCAGGGTGCTGGGCATCCCGCGGTGGCCGCACCGCAAGATGAAGAGCTTGGACACTCTCATCAGGAGTGTTgag GAGATAGGGGAACAAACTGGCCAACTCAAAGACAAGGCTAGGAATGCAGTGGAGATGTTACAGCAGAAGAAGAAGTTGATCGAGCAAAAACCTGATGTTGAGCTGGATGACTGGACGAAGACGTTAAGGCAGATGTATTTCAAGAAAAACTACAAGAGGAGGGTCCTGGCGATTGAAAAATGA
- the LOC102704037 gene encoding geranylgeranyl diphosphate reductase, chloroplastic translates to MTSLSSSAAAARAAFVMPSSSRARPGRGGGGSSRMARLVTRAAASSPKLPSGRRLRVAVVGGGPAGGAAAEALAKGGVETVLIERKLDNCKPCGGAIPLCMVSEFDLPLDLVDRKVRKMKMISPSNVAVDIGGTLAPHEYIGMVRREVLDDYLRTRAEGAGAQVVNGLFLRYEAPKELNGSYVVHYNHYDSSNGKAGGEKRTFEVDAIVGADGANSRVAKDMGAGDYEYAIAFQERVRIPDDKMKYYEERAEMYVGDDVSPDFYGWVFPKCDHVAVGTGTVTHKPDIKKFQAATRLRAKDRIEGGKIIRVEAHPIPEHPRPKRVAGRVTLVGDAAGYVTKCSGEGIYFAAKSGRMCAEAIVAGSANGTRMVEESDLRKYLAEFDRLYWPTYKVLDVLQKVFYRSNAAREAFVEMCADDYVQRMTFDSYLYKRVVPGNPLDDIKLAVNTIGSLVRATALRREMEKVTL, encoded by the exons ATGACCTCgctgtcctcctccgccgcggcggcgcgcgccgccttcgtcatgccgtcgtcgtcgcgggcGCGAccggggcgcggcggtggtggcagcAGCAGGATGGCGAGGCTGGtgacgcgcgcggcggcgtcgagcccGAAGCTGCCCAGCGGGCGGAGGCTgcgggtggcggtggtgggggGCGGCcccgcgggcggcgcggcggcggaggcgctggCCAAGGGCGGCGTGGAGACGGTGCTCATCGAGCGGAAGCTGGACAACTGCAAGCCCTGCGGCGGGGCCATCCCGCTGTGCATGGTGTCGGAGTTCGACCTGCCGCTGGACCTCGTCGACAGGAAGGTgaggaagatgaagatgatttCGCCGTCCAACGTCGCCGTCGACATCGGCGGCACGCTCGCGCCGCACGAGTACATTGGGATGGTCCGCCGCGAGGTGCTCGACGACTACCTCCGCACCCGCGCCGAGGGAGCAGGCGCGCAGGTCGTCAATGGCCTCTTCCTAAG GTATGAGGCGCCCAAGGAACTCAACGGCTCGTACGTGGTGCACTACAACCACTACGACAGCTCCAACGGcaaggccggcggcgagaagcGGACGTTCGAGGTGGACGCGATCGTGGGCGCGGACGGCGCCAACTCCCGCGTCGCCAAGGACATGGGCGCCGGCGACTACGAGTACGCCATCGCGTTCCAGGAGCGCGTCAGGATCCCCGACGACAAGATGAAGTACTACGAGGAGCGCGCCGAGATGtacgtcggcgacgacgtctcGCCGGACTTCTACGGGTGGGTGTTCCCCAAGTGCGaccacgtcgccgtcggcaCCGGCACCGTCACCCACAAGCCCGACATCAAGAAGTTCCAGGCTGCCACGCGCCTCCGCGCCAAGGACAGGATCGAGGGCGGCAAGATCATCCGCGTCGAGGCGCACCCGATCCCCGAGCACCCGAGGCCTAAGAG GGTGGCGGGGAGGGTGACGCTGgtgggcgacgcggcggggtACGTGACCAAGTGCTCCGGCGAGGGCATCTACTTCGCGGCGAAGAGCGGGCGGATGTGCGCGGAGGCGATCGTGGCCGGGTCGGCGAACGGGACGCGGATGGTGGAGGAGAGCGACCTGCGCAAGTACCTCGCCGAGTTCGACCGGCTGTACTGGCCGACCTACAAGGTGCTCGACGTGCTCCAGAAGGTGTTCTACCGCTCCAACGCCGCCCGCGAGGCGTTCGTCGAGATGTGCGCCGACGACTACGTCCAGAGGATGACCTTCGACAGCTACCTCTACAAGCGCGTCGTGCCGGGCAACCCGCTCGACGACATCAAGCTCGCCGTCAACACCATCGGCAGCCTCGTCCGCGCCACCGCTCTCCGCCGCGAGATGGAGAAGGTCACGTTGTGA